The following are encoded together in the Brassica napus cultivar Da-Ae chromosome A9, Da-Ae, whole genome shotgun sequence genome:
- the LOC106387063 gene encoding auxin-responsive protein SAUR71: protein MRGMVKKLLCGGSKNFASSRTSALPEEGKVRVYVGKDKESQCKLEVEANLLNHPMFEDLLRLSEEEYGHSYEGALRIACDIDVFINLINLLKTTHHHNPSL from the coding sequence ATGAGAGGCATGGTGAAGAAGCTACTATGTGGCGGATCCAAGAACTTTGCGTCTTCAAGAACATCGGCATTACCAGAAGAAGGAAAAGTTCGGGTTTATGTAGGTAAGGATAAAGAGAGTCAGTGCAAGCTAGAGGTTGAGGCTAACTTGTTAAACCATCCAATGTTTGAGGATCTACTGAGATTGTCAGAAGAGGAATACGGACACTCATACGAAGGGGCTTTGAGGATTGCTTGTGACATTGATGTCTTCATCAATTTGATCAATCTACTAAAAACCACGCATCATCATAATCCATCCCTTTGA